A portion of the Chelonia mydas isolate rCheMyd1 chromosome 23, rCheMyd1.pri.v2, whole genome shotgun sequence genome contains these proteins:
- the LOC122463613 gene encoding zinc finger protein OZF-like, which translates to MDAPEVLWESQSAQLEPPQPHPAWGILEETALRNYELPGAPEKEPRVGQEMAGAGILSQAEEKPRNEGPEMVLPPSVSQSGSGESVTHTLEQGGACKRQKKIPAGKEPGPPEEQCSRFRRLTQLLAQGRPQTAGDLHEEQYHRCRDCGESFREKQELMAHGKVHEKERRYPCAECGKRFSCPAHLKTHQRSHTREKPYSCGECGKLFGYLCTLTTHQRTHTGEGLFPCDECGKTFTSCSDLSKHQRSHTSERPYPCAECGKRFNRLSNLKMHHRTHTQERPYPCTECGRRFGHLSTLVRHRRAHTGQRPFPCAECGKTFTTRTGLSKHQRIHTGKRPYPCGECGKRFGYLCALTTHQRLHTGERPFSCAECGKTFTSPADLTKHQRSHTGERPYPCAECGKHFSQLSTLTVHQRTHTQEKPYPCAECGKSFKYLAYLAIHERSHTGERPFHCAKCGKSFSNKSALTRHQRIHARAAAVDE; encoded by the exons ATGGACGCCCCTGAAGTATTATGGGAATCTCAAAGcgcccagctggagccaccaCAGCCCCATCCCGCATGGGGAATCCTGGAGGAGACAGCACTGAGGAATTACGAGCTGCCAGGTGCCCCTGAAAAGGAGCCCAGAGTTGGACAAGAAATGG CAGGTGCTGGAATCCTGAGCCAGGCTGAAGAGAAGCCTCGCAACGAAGGGCCTGAAATGGTGCTGCCCCCCAGCGTATCACAGAGTGGATCAGGGGAGAGCGTTACCCACACACTTGAGCAGGGAGGAGCCTGCAAGAGGCAGAAGAAGATCCCAGCAGGGAAGGAGCCAGGCCCCCCAGAGGAACAATGCAGCAGATTCAGGAGACTAACCCAGCTCCTTGCGCAGGGGAGACCTCAGACCGCAGGGGACCTTCACGAAGAGCAATACCATAGATGTCGAGACTGTGGGGAAAGCTTCAGGGAAAAGCAGGAGCTCATGGCGCATGGCAAGGTCCATGAGAAAGAGAGACGCTATCCCTGCGCCGAATGTGGGAAGAGATTCAGCTGTCCAGCGCATCTCAAAACCCACCAGAGAAGCCACACGCGCGAGAAGCCCTACTCATGTGGAGAGTGCGGGAAACTGTTTGGCTATCTCTGCACGCTGACTACgcaccagagaacccacacaggggaGGGCTTGTTCCCCTGTGACGAGTGCGGGAAAACTTTCACCAGCTGCTCGGACCTCAGCAAGCACCAGCGCTCCCACACGAGCGAGCGGCCCTACCCCTGCGCCGAGTGCGGGAAGCGCTTCAACCGGCTCTCCAACCTGAAGATGCACCACAGGACTCACACGCAGGAGAGGCCCTACCCATGCACTGAGTGCGGGAGACGCTTTGGCCACCTCTCCACGCTTGTGAGGCACCGGAGAGCCCACACAGGGCAGAGACCCTTCCCCTGTGCGGAGTGTGGCAAGACCTTCACCACCAGGACAGGGCTGAGCaagcaccagagaatccacacaggcaAGCGGCCCTACCCCTGTGGGGAGTGTGGAAAACGCTTCGGCTACCTCTGCGCTCTGACCACACACCAGCGACTgcacacaggggagagacccttCTCCTGtgctgagtgcgggaaaaccttcaccAGCCCCGCGGACCTGACCAAGCACCAGCGCTCCCACACGGGTGAGCGGCCCTACCCCTGCgctgagtgtgggaaacacttCAGCCAGCTCTCCACCCTGACAGTGCACCAGAGGACTCACACACAGGAGAAGCCCTACCCCTGTgccgagtgcgggaagagcttcaagTACCTGGCTTACCTCGCCATTCACGAGCGCTCCCACACCGGGGAACGGCCCTTCCACTGCGCCaagtgtgggaagagcttcagcaACAAGTCAGCTCTCACCCGGCACCAGAGAATCCAcgccagagctgcagctgtggaTGAGTGA